CGGGCGGTTTTAAAGAATATTCCACGGAAACATCAGAAAGAAGTTGCTGAGTCCTTGAAGGAGGCATATGGGGACGAGGAAAGACTTCAGCAGCTTGCAGATGATCTGAACGAACGAGGATATCGGAAAGCGGCCAATACGATCGAGAGATTCATCCCGGGACTTATGAGTTACACGGCGTTCCCGAAAGAGCACGCAAAGCGGATCCGAACGACGAACATGATGGAAAGAGTCAACAAGGAACTGAAACGGAGAACCAAAGTTGTAGGGGCCTTTCCCAATGAAGAGTCACTCCTCAGGCTGGCAGGATCCATCCTGATGGACATCAATGAGGAGTGGGTGACCGGCAGAAGATATTTGACGATGGAGGGGGAATGATCAAACAAGGAGACAGGGCTCAGACGAATTACAGAAGATCTGAAACACTACCGGTGCCGTTCATCGTTCCTGTCAGGAAACACGGGAAAAGGATGAAACAAGTCCTCCAGGGAACCCACTCCCGGTATGCTGAATATCGGATGCACGGAAAACCGGTGCTGGTCCTGAAGATTGCGATTGCCGTGAAGTATGCAAAAGGAAAACGGGGTAAGCGCGGCGTTGAGAATCTGGGTTACGTCGTGGGAAACCTCCGGTGGAATCCCCATCGGGTCCATCAGACCTATCGGTCCAGGTTCTCGATTGAATCGTCCTATCGGATGCGCAACCAGGTGAAACCCCGTACGAGCACAAAAAACCCGGTCATCCGGTATCTCTACGCCATAATATCGTTCCTCCTCAAGAATATCTGGATCGATCTACTCTGGAAGCACTTTTCCCCCGTGAAACAGGGACCACAAACCATTGAGGTGCGCGGCTTCCGGTTCAGCTCCTTCATGTGCATAATCTGGGAGGCGATCCGCACATCGATGAGGGGTGCCAGAGCCATTCCTGTGTTAAGGTATCCTGTTTAGGAAAGGGAGCGAGAAACGCCGTTGAATGAAATGAGAGGGAGGAAGGAATTAGAGAAGTACTGAGGCCTTCATGCTCATCCCGTACTTGTGTTTGAGCAGGGAGAGTTCCCGCAGATCGATGGCGCACCGCTGCTCTCCCAGCTCCTTCCAGACCATCTCATCGGGCACAAGAAATGCCCCGGCAAAACGGTGTGTCGCATCCTCCTCATCGAGAGAGGGATCGACCTGGAGGAGCAGATGCCCCAGTTCATGGGCACAGTTGTAGCGCTGGCGGTCCCCGGTCATGGACGTGTTGATCGCAATCACCGGCGTTTGTTCGTCGTGATAAAACGTCAGGGCGTCAAAAGAATCAGGGGCGTCAAAGAGTCCGACCCTGATGCCGTGCTGCTCAAGCACATCCATCACGTTCTCGATCGGATCTGTGCCCAGGTCCCATGCATCCCGGACCATCCGGGCGACCGCCTCCACATCGTCAAGGGTGGACACCAGGCACGCCTCGCGGGGCGGGAGGTCCAGCCTGGCCGTGATCCCGGCGATCATCTCGACCTCCAGGTAGCGTTCAAGCCATTCGGTCACCTTCCCATGAATGATGCGTTCCTCCTTTTTCGTGAGGGATTTCCGGCAGCGATAACGGGGTTCTGAGACATCAGCCACAATCTGCCTGAAGAAAAAATCGATGTTCACGTCCAGGGCCTCGCTCAGGCGGATGAGCATCTCAGAACCCGGGATCACCACCCCTTTCTCATACTTTGAGATCGCCGTCGCACTCACGCCGATTGCAGCGCCAAGGTCCCGCTGGCTCATTCCAGCACTTCTCCTGGCCACCCGGATTCGCCCGGCAATGCTCACACCGCACACATCCTTTTCTCCCCGTCAGTTTACAAATGGAACAGATTGTTAGATTTTGTAAACTATACTCCGGGGGACACCATGATATTTGAAGATTGTGATGT
Above is a window of Methanofollis tationis DNA encoding:
- a CDS encoding helix-turn-helix domain-containing protein, yielding MCGVSIAGRIRVARRSAGMSQRDLGAAIGVSATAISKYEKGVVIPGSEMLIRLSEALDVNIDFFFRQIVADVSEPRYRCRKSLTKKEERIIHGKVTEWLERYLEVEMIAGITARLDLPPREACLVSTLDDVEAVARMVRDAWDLGTDPIENVMDVLEQHGIRVGLFDAPDSFDALTFYHDEQTPVIAINTSMTGDRQRYNCAHELGHLLLQVDPSLDEEDATHRFAGAFLVPDEMVWKELGEQRCAIDLRELSLLKHKYGMSMKASVLL